A window of the Bufo gargarizans isolate SCDJY-AF-19 chromosome 1, ASM1485885v1, whole genome shotgun sequence genome harbors these coding sequences:
- the PDGFRA gene encoding platelet-derived growth factor receptor alpha isoform X2 — translation MAAATRMCLILGCVLIMGPWLICGELPLPVISPTSDQTLRLHDSFSINCTGDSELDWDFPSSMTNDDNNVVTRSEENNSGLFLSVLEVKNASAHHTGAYTCYYRDLQIDDSEIKGSEIYVYVPDPAVPFVPSVLFDHIILVSEDEIAIIACRVTDLNLQVTLRNKDDGKIVHALYDSKKGFLGIFPSGSYVCETTVSGVLFKTEEFIVQTWKANKNISVEMEATKTVFRSGETITISCVVLENEVVNLEWKYPGEQRKVGIKKVEETKLPKVRLEYTLTIPNATVMDSGEYECVVTSAIDDVTEVEKISVTVHDKGFINLTPNFGLLEFANLHEVKSFSVDVHAYPIPKMFWLKDNLTLNKSLTEITTSTLVTEEARYIAMLQLIRAKEEDSGLYTLVAQNDAENKTYSFELQIKVPALILQLADDHHGSTGQQAVECLAKGMPVPDVEWMVCKDIKRCNNDSSWSILVTNGSEISMETHQDHDNIIKSQVTFKKVEETVAIRCIARNDQAAVARELKLVAPSLRSELTVAAAVLVLLVIVIISLIVLVIIWKQKPRYEIRWRVIESISPDGHEYIYVDPMQLPYDSRWEFQRDGLVLGRILGSGAFGKVVEGTAYGLSRSQPVMKVAVKMLKPTARSSEKQALMSELKIMTHLGAHLNIVNLLGACTKSGPIYIITEYCFYGDLVNYLHKNRDNFQSRHPEKPKKDLDIFGLNPVDESTRSYVILSFENNGDYMDMKQADTTQYVPMLEINEASKYSDIQRSLYDRPASYKKKPMSEVKNLLSDDGFEGLTLLDLLSFTYQVARGMEFLASKNCVHRDLAARNVLLAHGKIVKICDFGLARDIMHDSNYVSKGSTFLPVKWMAPESIFDNLYTTLSDVWSFGILLWEIFSLGGTPYPGMVVDSTFYNKIKSGYRMAKPDHATHEVYDIMVKCWNSEPEKRPSFYHLSEIVESLLPGEYKKCYEKVLHDFLKSDHPAVTRMRSDSDNSYIGVTYKNEHKMKDRESGFDEQRLSADSGYIIPLPDIDPVSEDESGKRNRHSSQTSDESAIETGSSSSTFVKREDETIEDIEMMDDIGIDSSDLVEDSFL, via the exons GTCCGTGGCTTATCTGTGGTGAGCTTCCCCTACCTGTAATCTCACCAACAAGTGACCAAACCCTACGGTTGCATGATTCTTTTTCCATCAATTGCACTGGGGATAGCGAACTGGACTGGGACTTCCCCAGCTCGATGACTAATGACGATAACAACGTGGTCACTCGCAGTGAGGAGAACAACAGCGGCTTATTTCTGTCTGTGTTAGAAGTGAAGAATGCTTCTGCCCATCATACTGGAGCCTATACCTGCTATTACCGTGACCTCCAGATTGATGACAGCGAGATCAAAGGCTCAGAAATATATGTCTATGTCCCAG ATCCTGCAGTGCCCTTTGTCCCATCTGTCTTGTTTGACCACATCATTCTAGTATCAGAAGATGAAATTGCCATCATTGCATGCCGGGTCACGGATCTCAATCTCCAAGTGACTTTAAGGAACAAAGATGATGGCAAAATTGTACATGCCCTCTATGATAGCAAGAAAGGCTTTCTTGGGATCTTCCCCTCAGGTTCCTATGTCTGTGAAACAACAGTCAGTGGTGTGCTCTTCAAAACCGAAGAATTCATAGTACAAACCTGGAAAG CAAATAAAAACatcagtgtggagatggaagcaacaaagacagttttcaGATCAGGAGAAACCATCACCATCTCCTGTGTTGTCCTTGAAAATGAGGTTGTTAATTTGGAATGGAAATACCCAGGGGAGCAG AGGAAGGTCGGTATCAAAAAGGTTGAAGAAACCAAACTTCCTAAGGTGAGGCTGGAATATACACTCACCATACCAAATGCCACAGTCATGGATTCTGGGGAATATGAGTGTGTGGTCACTAGTGCTATAGATGATGTTACGGAAGTGGAAAAGATCAGCGTGACAGTTCATG ATAAAGGGTTTATAAACCTGACACCTAACTTTGGATTACTGGAATTTGCCAACCTACACGAAGTAAAAAGTTTCTCAGTGGATGTTCATGCTTATCCAATTCCCAAAATGTTCTGGTTAAAGGACAATTTAACACTAAATAAGAGCCTGACAGAGATCACCACCAGCACACTTGTTACAGAGGAAGCTCG GTACATAGCCATGTTGCAACTCATACGTGCCAAGGAAGAAGACAGTGGGCTTTACACACTTGTAGCTCAAAATGATGCCGAAAATAAAACATACTCATTTGAACTGCAAATTAAAG TCCCAGCATTGATATTACAATTGGCGGATGATCATCACGGATCAACGGGTCAGCAGGCTGTGGAGTGTCTGGCTAAAGGGATGCCTGTGCCTGATGTGGAATGGATGGTCTGCAAAGATATCAAAAg GTGCAATAATGATTCCTCCTGGTCCATTCTGGTAACCAATGGTTCAGAGATCagcatggagactcatcaggaccaTGACAACATCATAAAGAGTCAAGTGACCTTCAAGAAAGTGGAGGAGACGGTGGCAATTCGGTGCATAGCAAGGAATGATCAAGCTGCTGTGGCAAGGGAGCTGAAGTTGGTCGCACCTT caCTACGCTCAGAACTAACTGTAGCAGCTGCAGTGCTGGTATTGCTGGTGATAGTCATCATCTCACTCATAGTCCTTGTCATCATATGGAAACAG AAACCAAGATATGAAATTAGATGGCGAGTCATAGAGTCAATAAGCCCCGATGGACATGAGTATATCTATGTGGACCCGATGCAACTGCCCTATGATTCAAGATGGGAATTTCAAAGAGATGGACTTGTTCTCG GGCGAATCCTCGGATCTGGTGCCTTTGGTAAAGTAGTGGAAGGCACTGCATATGGACTTAGTCGTTCACAGCCTGTGATGAAAGTAGCTGTAAAAATGCTGAAGC CTACTGCAAGATCAAGTGAGAAGCAGGCTCTTATGTCTGAACTCAAGATAATGACACATCTTGGAGCCCATCTGAACATAGTGAATTTGCTGGGTGCTTGTACCAAGTCAG gacctatTTATATTATTACTGAATATTGCTTTTATGGGGACTTGGTGAATTACCTGCATAAAAACCGAGATAATTTCCAAAGTCGACACCCAGAGAAGCCAAAGAAAGATCTTGATATCTTTGGTCTGAACCCAGTTGATGAGAGCACAAGGAG CTATGTGATTTTATCATTTGAAAACAATGGTGACTACATGGACATGAAGCAGGCTGACACCACCCAATATGTGCCTATGTTGGAGATAAATGAGGCGTCCAAATATTCTGACATTCAGAGATCTCTGTATGACCGCCCTGCCTCTTACAAGAAGAAGCCCATGTCAG AAGTGAAAAACCTCCTCTCGGATGATGGATTTGAGGGCTTGACTCTACTGGATTTACTCAGCTTTACATATCAGGTTGCCCGCGGCATGGAGTTTTTAGCATCTAAAAAT TGTGTACACCGTGACTTGGCAGCTCGCAACGTCCTACTGGCACATGGGAAAATTGTGAAGATCTGTGACTTTGGTCTAGCCAGAGACATCATGCATGATTCCAATTATGTATCAAAGGGCAGT ACTTTCCTCCCGGTCAAGTGGATGGCACCAGAAAGTATCTTTGATAATCTCTACACAACGCTAAGTGATGTGTGGTCATTCGGTATCCTGCTTTGGGAAATATTCTCCCTCG GTGGGACACCTTACCCGGGAATGGTGGTCGACTCTACAttctataacaaaataaaaagtgGCTACAGAATGGCAAAACCTGACCATGCTACTCATGAAGT ATATGACATTATGGTGAAGTGTTGGAACAGTGAGCCAGAAAAGAGACCCTCATTCTATCATTTGAGTGAAATAGTCGAAAGTCTCCTTCCTGGGGAATACAAAAAG TGTTATGAGAAAGTTCTTCATGACTTCTTAAAAAGTGACCATCCTGCCGTCACTCGTATGAGAAGTGATAGTGACAATTCGTACATCGGAGTGACCTACAAGAATGAGCACAAAATGAAGGACAGAGAAAGCGGCTTTGATGAGCAGAGACTTAGTGCTGACAGCGGCTACATTATTCCCCTACCAGACATTGACCCAGTGTCAGAGGATGAATCCGGCAAGAGAAACAGGCACAG CTCCCAAACATCTGATGAAAGTGCAATTGAAACAGGATCTAGCAGCTCCACATTTGTCAAGAGAGAGGACGAGACCATTGAAGACATTGAGATGATGGATGACATTGGTATAGATTCATCAGATCTAGTTGAAGACAGTTTCCTTTAA
- the PDGFRA gene encoding platelet-derived growth factor receptor alpha isoform X1 encodes MWGSWVCNEKIHLRLKFPKIMAAATRMCLILGCVLIMGPWLICGELPLPVISPTSDQTLRLHDSFSINCTGDSELDWDFPSSMTNDDNNVVTRSEENNSGLFLSVLEVKNASAHHTGAYTCYYRDLQIDDSEIKGSEIYVYVPDPAVPFVPSVLFDHIILVSEDEIAIIACRVTDLNLQVTLRNKDDGKIVHALYDSKKGFLGIFPSGSYVCETTVSGVLFKTEEFIVQTWKANKNISVEMEATKTVFRSGETITISCVVLENEVVNLEWKYPGEQRKVGIKKVEETKLPKVRLEYTLTIPNATVMDSGEYECVVTSAIDDVTEVEKISVTVHDKGFINLTPNFGLLEFANLHEVKSFSVDVHAYPIPKMFWLKDNLTLNKSLTEITTSTLVTEEARYIAMLQLIRAKEEDSGLYTLVAQNDAENKTYSFELQIKVPALILQLADDHHGSTGQQAVECLAKGMPVPDVEWMVCKDIKRCNNDSSWSILVTNGSEISMETHQDHDNIIKSQVTFKKVEETVAIRCIARNDQAAVARELKLVAPSLRSELTVAAAVLVLLVIVIISLIVLVIIWKQKPRYEIRWRVIESISPDGHEYIYVDPMQLPYDSRWEFQRDGLVLGRILGSGAFGKVVEGTAYGLSRSQPVMKVAVKMLKPTARSSEKQALMSELKIMTHLGAHLNIVNLLGACTKSGPIYIITEYCFYGDLVNYLHKNRDNFQSRHPEKPKKDLDIFGLNPVDESTRSYVILSFENNGDYMDMKQADTTQYVPMLEINEASKYSDIQRSLYDRPASYKKKPMSEVKNLLSDDGFEGLTLLDLLSFTYQVARGMEFLASKNCVHRDLAARNVLLAHGKIVKICDFGLARDIMHDSNYVSKGSTFLPVKWMAPESIFDNLYTTLSDVWSFGILLWEIFSLGGTPYPGMVVDSTFYNKIKSGYRMAKPDHATHEVYDIMVKCWNSEPEKRPSFYHLSEIVESLLPGEYKKCYEKVLHDFLKSDHPAVTRMRSDSDNSYIGVTYKNEHKMKDRESGFDEQRLSADSGYIIPLPDIDPVSEDESGKRNRHSSQTSDESAIETGSSSSTFVKREDETIEDIEMMDDIGIDSSDLVEDSFL; translated from the exons GTCCGTGGCTTATCTGTGGTGAGCTTCCCCTACCTGTAATCTCACCAACAAGTGACCAAACCCTACGGTTGCATGATTCTTTTTCCATCAATTGCACTGGGGATAGCGAACTGGACTGGGACTTCCCCAGCTCGATGACTAATGACGATAACAACGTGGTCACTCGCAGTGAGGAGAACAACAGCGGCTTATTTCTGTCTGTGTTAGAAGTGAAGAATGCTTCTGCCCATCATACTGGAGCCTATACCTGCTATTACCGTGACCTCCAGATTGATGACAGCGAGATCAAAGGCTCAGAAATATATGTCTATGTCCCAG ATCCTGCAGTGCCCTTTGTCCCATCTGTCTTGTTTGACCACATCATTCTAGTATCAGAAGATGAAATTGCCATCATTGCATGCCGGGTCACGGATCTCAATCTCCAAGTGACTTTAAGGAACAAAGATGATGGCAAAATTGTACATGCCCTCTATGATAGCAAGAAAGGCTTTCTTGGGATCTTCCCCTCAGGTTCCTATGTCTGTGAAACAACAGTCAGTGGTGTGCTCTTCAAAACCGAAGAATTCATAGTACAAACCTGGAAAG CAAATAAAAACatcagtgtggagatggaagcaacaaagacagttttcaGATCAGGAGAAACCATCACCATCTCCTGTGTTGTCCTTGAAAATGAGGTTGTTAATTTGGAATGGAAATACCCAGGGGAGCAG AGGAAGGTCGGTATCAAAAAGGTTGAAGAAACCAAACTTCCTAAGGTGAGGCTGGAATATACACTCACCATACCAAATGCCACAGTCATGGATTCTGGGGAATATGAGTGTGTGGTCACTAGTGCTATAGATGATGTTACGGAAGTGGAAAAGATCAGCGTGACAGTTCATG ATAAAGGGTTTATAAACCTGACACCTAACTTTGGATTACTGGAATTTGCCAACCTACACGAAGTAAAAAGTTTCTCAGTGGATGTTCATGCTTATCCAATTCCCAAAATGTTCTGGTTAAAGGACAATTTAACACTAAATAAGAGCCTGACAGAGATCACCACCAGCACACTTGTTACAGAGGAAGCTCG GTACATAGCCATGTTGCAACTCATACGTGCCAAGGAAGAAGACAGTGGGCTTTACACACTTGTAGCTCAAAATGATGCCGAAAATAAAACATACTCATTTGAACTGCAAATTAAAG TCCCAGCATTGATATTACAATTGGCGGATGATCATCACGGATCAACGGGTCAGCAGGCTGTGGAGTGTCTGGCTAAAGGGATGCCTGTGCCTGATGTGGAATGGATGGTCTGCAAAGATATCAAAAg GTGCAATAATGATTCCTCCTGGTCCATTCTGGTAACCAATGGTTCAGAGATCagcatggagactcatcaggaccaTGACAACATCATAAAGAGTCAAGTGACCTTCAAGAAAGTGGAGGAGACGGTGGCAATTCGGTGCATAGCAAGGAATGATCAAGCTGCTGTGGCAAGGGAGCTGAAGTTGGTCGCACCTT caCTACGCTCAGAACTAACTGTAGCAGCTGCAGTGCTGGTATTGCTGGTGATAGTCATCATCTCACTCATAGTCCTTGTCATCATATGGAAACAG AAACCAAGATATGAAATTAGATGGCGAGTCATAGAGTCAATAAGCCCCGATGGACATGAGTATATCTATGTGGACCCGATGCAACTGCCCTATGATTCAAGATGGGAATTTCAAAGAGATGGACTTGTTCTCG GGCGAATCCTCGGATCTGGTGCCTTTGGTAAAGTAGTGGAAGGCACTGCATATGGACTTAGTCGTTCACAGCCTGTGATGAAAGTAGCTGTAAAAATGCTGAAGC CTACTGCAAGATCAAGTGAGAAGCAGGCTCTTATGTCTGAACTCAAGATAATGACACATCTTGGAGCCCATCTGAACATAGTGAATTTGCTGGGTGCTTGTACCAAGTCAG gacctatTTATATTATTACTGAATATTGCTTTTATGGGGACTTGGTGAATTACCTGCATAAAAACCGAGATAATTTCCAAAGTCGACACCCAGAGAAGCCAAAGAAAGATCTTGATATCTTTGGTCTGAACCCAGTTGATGAGAGCACAAGGAG CTATGTGATTTTATCATTTGAAAACAATGGTGACTACATGGACATGAAGCAGGCTGACACCACCCAATATGTGCCTATGTTGGAGATAAATGAGGCGTCCAAATATTCTGACATTCAGAGATCTCTGTATGACCGCCCTGCCTCTTACAAGAAGAAGCCCATGTCAG AAGTGAAAAACCTCCTCTCGGATGATGGATTTGAGGGCTTGACTCTACTGGATTTACTCAGCTTTACATATCAGGTTGCCCGCGGCATGGAGTTTTTAGCATCTAAAAAT TGTGTACACCGTGACTTGGCAGCTCGCAACGTCCTACTGGCACATGGGAAAATTGTGAAGATCTGTGACTTTGGTCTAGCCAGAGACATCATGCATGATTCCAATTATGTATCAAAGGGCAGT ACTTTCCTCCCGGTCAAGTGGATGGCACCAGAAAGTATCTTTGATAATCTCTACACAACGCTAAGTGATGTGTGGTCATTCGGTATCCTGCTTTGGGAAATATTCTCCCTCG GTGGGACACCTTACCCGGGAATGGTGGTCGACTCTACAttctataacaaaataaaaagtgGCTACAGAATGGCAAAACCTGACCATGCTACTCATGAAGT ATATGACATTATGGTGAAGTGTTGGAACAGTGAGCCAGAAAAGAGACCCTCATTCTATCATTTGAGTGAAATAGTCGAAAGTCTCCTTCCTGGGGAATACAAAAAG TGTTATGAGAAAGTTCTTCATGACTTCTTAAAAAGTGACCATCCTGCCGTCACTCGTATGAGAAGTGATAGTGACAATTCGTACATCGGAGTGACCTACAAGAATGAGCACAAAATGAAGGACAGAGAAAGCGGCTTTGATGAGCAGAGACTTAGTGCTGACAGCGGCTACATTATTCCCCTACCAGACATTGACCCAGTGTCAGAGGATGAATCCGGCAAGAGAAACAGGCACAG CTCCCAAACATCTGATGAAAGTGCAATTGAAACAGGATCTAGCAGCTCCACATTTGTCAAGAGAGAGGACGAGACCATTGAAGACATTGAGATGATGGATGACATTGGTATAGATTCATCAGATCTAGTTGAAGACAGTTTCCTTTAA